The Spirochaetota bacterium genome has a segment encoding these proteins:
- a CDS encoding DedA family protein, which produces MEQLINDIITYLLPKNDFFLYLFLFICAIIENLLPPIPGDTITVLGAFLVGTGRLSFLLVYASTTIGSVAGFMILVFLGRFLEREFFMKKNYRFFPASSIIAAERWFARYGYFVVLANRFLPGVRSVISLVSGITRLNMLKVLLLSVISAAVWNLIWIKIGFMLGNNWQTVREKAGSLIEGYNIVAGAIIALIVICLIIYKLIKKRGDKKDTSSE; this is translated from the coding sequence ATGGAACAGCTGATAAACGACATAATCACGTATCTTCTCCCCAAAAATGACTTTTTTTTGTACTTGTTTCTCTTCATATGCGCCATCATTGAAAATTTATTACCACCCATTCCGGGCGATACCATTACGGTATTGGGCGCCTTCCTGGTCGGCACCGGGAGGCTTTCATTTCTTCTGGTTTATGCCTCCACCACGATAGGCAGCGTGGCGGGATTCATGATTCTCGTGTTTCTTGGCCGCTTCCTGGAACGCGAATTTTTCATGAAAAAAAATTATCGCTTTTTCCCCGCCTCAAGCATCATTGCGGCTGAACGCTGGTTCGCCCGCTACGGCTATTTTGTGGTCCTGGCGAACAGGTTTCTCCCCGGTGTGAGGTCGGTCATATCGCTGGTATCAGGCATAACCAGGCTGAACATGTTGAAAGTATTGCTCCTTTCCGTGATAAGCGCCGCCGTATGGAACCTGATCTGGATCAAGATCGGCTTTATGCTGGGGAACAACTGGCAGACCGTCAGGGAAAAAGCGGGAAGCCTCATCGAGGGATACAATATCGTTGCAGGAGCCATCATAGCTCTGATCGTAATCTGTTTAATAATATATAAACTCATTAAAAAACGAGGGGATAAGAAAGATACCTCTTCTGAATAA
- a CDS encoding metallophosphoesterase: MDSEIKILFMSDIHLGIRNNEIHIPDYARVNTFKRIAAIARGHDLFLIGGDLIDGGTVGNDTIDLIKNEFRGLRSAGTEIVYTPGRGELNNKDTVMPFVLDFNASCLFSSTTAPAPYLYMKNGQKVYVYGLSGTMGYDISKIKKISDEGFHIGLFHVDFDFDNEKNDFLVYRLQKNDIKALGLDFYAFGFCHSFKMFKIMDRIIGVCPGTPEATSFDEMGDRYVISIVIKENRLYQIKRLTVNSMKLYRNLVACSDLLTMGPIKELLENNKSKKTIQQIIMTGKRDFVLRQYELQKYKNEFFKLDLVDKSEPTIDSLIEEYQYENSLRGEFYKIIKEQIDQGGLPHDIDKSDLAASLNKITRDGFTNLEEWLCSI; encoded by the coding sequence ATGGATAGCGAAATAAAGATTCTTTTCATGTCGGATATTCACCTGGGGATCAGGAACAATGAGATCCATATTCCCGATTACGCCCGGGTGAACACATTCAAGCGCATTGCGGCCATAGCGCGGGGCCACGACCTGTTCCTCATCGGCGGGGATCTCATCGACGGCGGGACCGTCGGGAACGACACCATCGACCTGATCAAGAACGAGTTCAGGGGCCTCCGGAGCGCGGGGACCGAAATCGTGTACACCCCGGGAAGGGGCGAGCTGAACAACAAGGACACGGTCATGCCCTTCGTCCTTGATTTCAACGCCTCGTGCCTTTTTTCGAGCACCACGGCCCCGGCTCCCTACCTGTATATGAAGAACGGACAGAAGGTGTACGTGTACGGCCTGTCCGGAACCATGGGGTACGATATCTCGAAGATAAAAAAGATCTCCGACGAGGGATTCCATATAGGCCTGTTCCATGTCGATTTTGATTTTGACAACGAAAAGAACGATTTCCTGGTATACCGCCTTCAGAAAAACGACATCAAGGCCCTGGGGCTTGACTTCTACGCCTTCGGCTTCTGCCACAGCTTCAAGATGTTCAAGATCATGGACCGGATCATCGGAGTATGCCCCGGCACACCGGAGGCGACGTCGTTCGACGAGATGGGCGACCGCTATGTCATTTCCATCGTCATAAAGGAAAACAGGCTCTACCAGATAAAGCGTCTCACCGTGAATTCCATGAAGCTGTACCGGAACCTCGTGGCGTGCTCCGACCTGTTGACCATGGGGCCCATCAAGGAGCTGCTGGAAAACAACAAGTCAAAGAAAACGATACAGCAGATCATAATGACCGGGAAGCGCGATTTTGTCCTCCGCCAGTATGAGCTCCAGAAATACAAAAATGAGTTTTTCAAGCTGGACCTTGTTGACAAGAGCGAGCCCACCATTGACTCCCTCATCGAGGAGTACCAGTATGAGAATTCCCTGCGCGGTGAATTCTATAAAATAATCAAGGAGCAGATTGACCAGGGCGGCCTGCCCCACGATATAGATAAAAGCGATCTCGCCGCATCACTGAACAAAATTACCCGGGACGGGTTTACAAACCTGGAGGAATGGCTGTGCAGTATATAA
- a CDS encoding AAA family ATPase yields the protein MQYIKCMVYKHGLFDNRVINFSDRLNIVYGRNGSGKSLLARGMIDVMWGKFTDRKFLGDDVWNSLYLDLFFSLTDNGYYRICTTSDKSYRIQFIHNNAEKIIYSEVKSDGTAGNKNQSFSDDDFESRMLRQFLNRIDCAAFVNSSFMPASSDIAKDSTIDLSVLKRIILDENTGFYNHYLNMINTFESGIRANPGLPPEVSRLEDAKRDLEKKIQIMDISGSRHDKLRREKNTIQSEVDELNNSLNSLNSQREILNKIIENLHKVEELKDEFEGIKDEIQKEQQKIESMTEMKTELDAMFPQFSGIDINDSTNLDRLQEVFNDVRNLNEKIDNFFFRKERKRRRLKKTAVVVSAVALSALAGILIKNGGNPAKDLYLLIAILGAAVIANAAIAISMLVFRNDKELEKLEEEKKQFKERITVLMEKSKVLLEDYKLTEIYELLLQYFEDYVNYTERKKDLAMIKSSLKEEEYMVKIQKKLDELKREEEIIKNEIHNSIDTLNIVDDIENETSKIEDLIRNIGTELAIIKEKIETKERILQQIDSEFLQASGNSGAMNALIEEKNAIDRTLKKWKVNRNSMEFITRMLTRAVERSEEKQLRKLLDGTLEKFNHLTGNQYITKIDDAAVLQMITENKMIEEMTPPVIHALLLSIKCTLSDFLINEDTALPLLIDEPFQFMDDDRCNRFRDLVSYISNRRQVIIFTHQSDKRNWGNFVEL from the coding sequence GTGCAGTATATAAAATGCATGGTGTACAAACACGGGCTCTTCGATAACCGCGTGATCAATTTCAGCGACCGGTTGAACATCGTCTACGGCAGGAACGGCTCGGGTAAGAGTCTCCTGGCGCGCGGCATGATCGATGTGATGTGGGGCAAGTTCACGGATCGCAAGTTCCTGGGGGATGACGTATGGAACTCCCTGTATCTGGACCTCTTTTTTTCGCTCACGGACAACGGGTACTACCGCATCTGCACGACCAGCGACAAGAGTTACCGGATACAGTTTATCCACAACAACGCGGAGAAGATAATCTATTCCGAGGTGAAGTCGGACGGCACCGCGGGAAACAAAAATCAGAGCTTCAGCGATGATGATTTCGAAAGCAGGATGTTGCGGCAGTTCCTGAACAGGATCGACTGCGCCGCCTTTGTCAATTCATCCTTCATGCCGGCATCATCCGATATCGCCAAAGACAGCACCATCGATCTATCAGTGTTGAAACGGATCATCCTTGATGAAAACACCGGTTTTTACAATCATTATCTCAATATGATCAATACCTTCGAGAGCGGCATCCGCGCCAACCCGGGTCTTCCCCCGGAGGTTTCACGCCTGGAGGACGCCAAGCGGGACCTTGAGAAGAAGATACAGATCATGGACATAAGCGGTTCGCGCCATGACAAGCTGCGGAGGGAGAAAAACACGATACAGAGCGAGGTGGATGAGCTGAATAATTCACTCAATTCACTCAACAGCCAGAGGGAGATACTGAACAAGATCATCGAGAACCTGCACAAGGTCGAGGAGCTCAAGGATGAATTCGAGGGCATCAAGGATGAGATCCAGAAGGAGCAGCAAAAGATTGAATCAATGACAGAAATGAAGACCGAGCTTGACGCCATGTTCCCGCAGTTCAGCGGGATCGACATAAACGACAGCACGAACCTTGACCGTCTCCAGGAAGTGTTCAACGATGTCAGGAATCTCAATGAAAAGATCGATAATTTCTTCTTTAGAAAAGAACGCAAGCGCAGGAGGCTCAAGAAGACGGCCGTCGTCGTTTCCGCCGTTGCCCTCTCGGCACTGGCGGGCATCCTGATAAAGAACGGCGGGAACCCTGCCAAGGATCTCTATCTGCTGATCGCTATTCTCGGAGCTGCCGTGATAGCCAATGCCGCCATCGCCATAAGCATGCTGGTTTTCAGGAACGACAAGGAATTGGAAAAGCTGGAAGAGGAAAAAAAGCAGTTCAAGGAACGGATCACGGTCCTCATGGAGAAGAGCAAGGTCTTGCTGGAAGACTACAAGCTCACTGAAATTTACGAGCTTCTTCTCCAGTATTTCGAAGATTACGTCAATTACACGGAGCGGAAAAAAGACCTGGCGATGATCAAGAGCTCTTTAAAGGAAGAAGAGTACATGGTCAAGATACAGAAAAAGCTGGACGAACTGAAACGGGAAGAGGAGATCATCAAAAACGAGATTCACAACAGCATCGATACCCTGAATATCGTCGACGATATCGAGAACGAAACAAGCAAGATCGAGGATCTGATCCGGAATATCGGCACGGAGCTGGCCATCATAAAAGAAAAGATAGAGACCAAGGAGAGGATTTTACAGCAGATCGACAGCGAATTTCTCCAGGCATCGGGTAACAGCGGCGCCATGAACGCCCTCATCGAGGAAAAGAACGCCATTGACCGCACGCTGAAGAAATGGAAGGTCAACCGCAACTCGATGGAATTCATTACGCGCATGCTGACCCGGGCCGTCGAGCGCAGCGAGGAAAAGCAGCTGCGGAAGCTGCTGGACGGTACCCTGGAAAAGTTCAACCACCTGACCGGGAACCAGTACATAACCAAGATCGACGACGCCGCCGTGCTTCAGATGATAACCGAAAACAAGATGATCGAGGAAATGACGCCGCCGGTCATCCACGCGCTCCTGCTGTCCATCAAATGCACCCTCTCCGATTTTCTCATAAACGAGGATACGGCGCTCCCATTATTGATTGACGAACCGTTCCAGTTTATGGATGATGATCGATGCAATCGCTTCAGGGATCTGGTGTCCTATATTTCGAACAGGCGGCAGGTGATCATCTTCACCCACCAGAGCGACAAGCGGAACTGGGGAAACTTCGTAGAGCTATAA
- a CDS encoding IMP cyclohydrolase, translating into MAKIKKALLSVSDKSGIVEFARELETYDVQFISTGGTARILRQNGLEIMDVADYTGYPEMMDGRVKTLHPKIHGGLFGVRSNPEHLHDMNEYNIEGIDMIVVNVKPVDSAMISQNSTIDDAMNRIDIGGIALLRSAAKNFNSVTAVIDSGDYESVIGEMRNNNGAVSPELNLQLAIKVFETTSRYDSLISEYLRQKALRGFSEKKYIEIPRY; encoded by the coding sequence ATGGCAAAAATTAAGAAGGCTCTTCTCAGCGTGTCCGATAAATCCGGCATTGTTGAATTTGCCAGGGAGCTCGAAACATACGATGTCCAGTTTATATCGACGGGAGGGACCGCGCGGATACTTCGTCAGAATGGGCTGGAGATTATGGATGTGGCGGATTATACCGGCTATCCCGAGATGATGGACGGCAGAGTAAAGACCCTGCATCCGAAGATACACGGGGGCCTGTTTGGCGTCAGGTCCAATCCCGAACACCTTCATGATATGAATGAATATAACATTGAAGGGATCGACATGATCGTGGTCAACGTGAAGCCGGTGGATTCAGCCATGATCAGCCAGAACAGCACGATTGACGACGCGATGAACAGGATTGATATCGGAGGCATTGCGCTTCTCAGGTCTGCGGCCAAGAATTTTAACAGCGTCACGGCCGTCATTGACTCTGGAGATTACGAGTCGGTAATAGGTGAGATGCGGAACAATAACGGCGCCGTGTCTCCTGAATTGAATCTGCAGCTCGCTATCAAGGTGTTTGAAACGACATCCAGATATGACAGCCTGATTTCCGAGTACTTGCGGCAGAAGGCATTACGCGGTTTTTCAGAAAAAAAATATATTGAGATTCCCCGGTATTAA
- the acs gene encoding acetate--CoA ligase, with protein sequence MAEVTLKEIYPVPESFKKKAYIKSRADYEKMWKESLADSDAFWAKIAEEYVTWFKKWDKVNGSNYAKDMKDFKIEWYKGGKLNVSYNCLDRHLEKRGNQLALIWEGNDPSETRKFTYKQLHEEVCKFANVLKKNGVKKGDRVTFYLPMIPELMIGILASSRIGAVHCVVFGGFSAEALRDRVNDSGSEVLVSCDGTFRGAKAVPQKDNADKALTECPGVKNHIVVKRVGDQIKCTWNSKTDKWWHEEMASVDAKCEPEQIEATDPLFILYTSGSTGKPKGAMHSTGGYLVFTAFTHKMIFDYHDGDIYWCTADIGWVTGHSYICYGPLCNGATTVMFEGVPNYPDPGRFWAVVEKHKVNIFYTAPTAIRAIAKEGDSWVDKHNIKTLQLLGSVGEPLNPEAWNWYYQKIGRGECPIVDTWWQTETGGILITPLPGAIDIKPAMATVPFFGVEPSIVDDEGKVLEGVCTGNLCINRSWPGQMIGVYGDPKRMFDTYFAQFPGKYFTGDGCKRDKDGYYQITGRVDDVINVSGHRMGTAEVESALVSNKNVAESAVVGYPHPIKGQSIYAFVTLKSGIAKTDDLKKELIATVRKEIGPIATPDIIQWADVLPKTRSGKIMRRILKKIAASDFDKSGMGDTSTLADPTVVDTLIAGAKEAQGKK encoded by the coding sequence ATGGCTGAAGTTACTCTTAAAGAGATTTATCCAGTGCCCGAAAGTTTCAAGAAAAAGGCATACATCAAAAGCCGCGCTGACTACGAAAAAATGTGGAAAGAGTCCCTTGCTGATTCAGACGCCTTCTGGGCAAAGATAGCCGAGGAGTATGTGACCTGGTTTAAGAAATGGGACAAAGTCAACGGCAGCAATTATGCCAAGGACATGAAAGATTTTAAAATCGAGTGGTACAAGGGCGGCAAGCTGAACGTGTCCTACAACTGCCTTGACAGGCACCTGGAAAAAAGAGGGAACCAGTTGGCCCTCATCTGGGAAGGAAACGATCCCAGCGAAACGAGGAAGTTCACCTACAAACAGCTCCATGAAGAAGTCTGCAAATTCGCCAACGTTCTCAAGAAAAACGGCGTTAAGAAAGGCGACCGTGTCACTTTCTATCTGCCGATGATCCCCGAGCTGATGATCGGTATCCTGGCCTCTTCCCGCATCGGCGCCGTTCACTGCGTCGTATTCGGCGGCTTCTCAGCTGAAGCGCTCCGCGACCGCGTCAACGACAGCGGCTCTGAAGTGCTCGTCTCCTGCGACGGCACCTTCCGCGGCGCCAAGGCCGTTCCCCAGAAAGACAACGCCGACAAGGCCCTGACGGAATGCCCGGGCGTCAAGAACCACATCGTCGTGAAACGGGTCGGCGACCAGATCAAGTGCACATGGAACAGCAAGACCGACAAGTGGTGGCATGAAGAAATGGCTTCTGTCGACGCGAAATGCGAACCGGAACAGATTGAAGCGACAGACCCCCTGTTCATCCTCTACACCTCCGGATCGACCGGAAAGCCGAAAGGCGCCATGCACTCAACCGGCGGATACCTTGTATTCACCGCCTTCACCCACAAGATGATCTTCGACTACCATGACGGCGACATCTACTGGTGTACCGCTGACATCGGCTGGGTAACCGGACACTCCTACATCTGCTACGGTCCTCTCTGCAACGGCGCAACGACCGTCATGTTCGAAGGCGTTCCCAACTATCCGGATCCGGGCCGTTTCTGGGCAGTCGTCGAGAAGCACAAAGTCAACATATTCTACACCGCTCCGACCGCCATCCGCGCCATCGCGAAAGAAGGCGACAGCTGGGTAGACAAGCACAACATCAAGACCCTCCAGCTCCTCGGATCAGTGGGCGAGCCCCTGAACCCGGAAGCATGGAACTGGTACTATCAGAAGATCGGCCGCGGCGAGTGCCCGATCGTCGACACCTGGTGGCAAACCGAGACCGGCGGCATCCTCATCACCCCGCTTCCCGGCGCCATTGACATCAAACCCGCCATGGCTACGGTTCCCTTCTTCGGCGTCGAGCCCAGCATCGTCGACGATGAAGGCAAGGTGCTCGAGGGCGTCTGCACCGGCAACCTTTGCATCAATCGTTCATGGCCTGGCCAGATGATAGGCGTGTACGGAGATCCCAAGCGGATGTTCGACACCTATTTCGCGCAGTTCCCGGGCAAATACTTCACCGGTGACGGCTGCAAACGCGACAAAGACGGCTACTATCAGATCACCGGCCGCGTTGACGACGTTATCAACGTATCCGGACACCGGATGGGCACCGCCGAGGTCGAATCGGCCCTCGTATCCAACAAGAACGTGGCCGAGTCCGCCGTTGTCGGTTATCCGCACCCGATCAAGGGCCAGTCGATCTACGCGTTCGTAACGCTGAAATCCGGCATCGCCAAGACCGATGACCTCAAGAAAGAGCTTATCGCGACCGTCCGCAAGGAGATCGGCCCCATCGCAACACCGGATATCATCCAGTGGGCGGACGTTCTTCCCAAGACCCGTTCCGGCAAGATCATGCGCCGGATCCTCAAGAAGATCGCGGCCAGCGACTTCGACAAGAGCGGCATGGGCGACACCTCGACCCTCGCCGACCCGACCGTCGTCGATACGCTGATCGCGGGCGCCAAGGAAGCTCAGGGCAAGAAGTAA